In Fragaria vesca subsp. vesca linkage group LG5, FraVesHawaii_1.0, whole genome shotgun sequence, the genomic stretch ATTAATCGATTTTTAGTTTATTGGAGTCGAAATGGTCCTGTTTTTAGTTTCTAACTTGTGCTAGGGTTTTATGATGGTCAATTGTGCTGATTATCGAGACAAACTAAAGGAGATCACATAAGTTATCGAATATGCATTGCTAATCTCTGGTGTATAGATGCTAAGCCTCTTCGTTGGTTATAAGCTTGTCGGATAGGGATGATTATTTTAAGTTATTCTGTTTGTTTCATGTCAGTATACAACTCAGTTTGGATTGAGAGAATATTTCGTTAGGTTATCGAGGAGAAAAACAAAAAAGTATGCTGTTAGTATGTTTCTGTTTCTCTAATAACTGTAGTAGGAAATCCGGAATCTTAATTCCATTTTCATGCTTGTGTATTATGTCTTTGCTTGTGAGGTTGAAAATGAATGATGCTGTTACGCGCATATATGGAAAGTTATGCATACCTGGATTATTCCTACTAATATCTGTTTATATTTCGTTTCTTGCAGGTAATGTTCTCTCCCTGAGAAACAACCTGAATTTGAGTGCAGACACTACAGAAGTCTCTCAAGAAAAGTTACTCTCACTTGTTGCAGAAAGACTTATTGATTCTAACAGTAATACTGATGTAATATATTGTAATTTGCTTTTTCTTTCATGATCACTTTTCTTGTCTTCTTCTCAGTGTCATCTGAAATAAACAACATTCTTGTCATTCTGTAGAATAAAGATGCTGGCTATGTAGAAAATCAACAGCAGAACATTGCCGATGCTATTGATCTACTCCCTCGACTTGCTACTGGAATCGATGTTAACATAAAATTCACAAGGTTGTCTTTATTTATTTTTGACCTGTTGTTTATCAAGATGATATTCTTTGTGACTTTTCATTGAAATTTACTTGATGCTTGCAGGATAAGTGATTTTGAATTTACTCCAGAATGTGCAATATTTGATCTGTTAGACATCCCCCTATATCATGGCTGGATAGTTGATCCCCAGGTTTGTTCTCACAGTTCTCAATTCTTACTTGGCATAAGTAGAACAGTTTTCTCATTGCAATCTGAAGGTTGCTGATTCTTGGTGAATTTGAACACATTCTAGGTTTTGTAATTGTTATCTCTCATGTATATTGGCTTCGCATGAAATATTGGCCTCACATGAAATAAACATTGAGACACCTGGTATATATTGTAACCATCAAAATGTGAAATATAGTATCCCATTCTAGCCGTATAGGAAAGCAACCACCGAATGCTAGTATATTACAATAAGCAGGAGGGGTTGATTCTGAAATTTTGCAAACAATATCGTGAACCAGAAAGAAATTGAATCACTCTTAATCCCTTTTATCTTGTAGGTGTATATCATTAATAACCATAGTTTCTTTTGGGGCATCTCGTTAGTGATTCAAGTATATTACTCAGGTTCCTTAGTGTTCAATTCACATTTTTTTTGGTACCAAGTTATTTTGATGTTAGAAAACATACATTCATGTTGTCAGTAGGCTTAATGCGTAATCTTTTTATTCCCAGTCAATGAGATAGAATTTTATTGTTAGATTGATGAACTTTATGCCATCTGCCCATCTGGTATGCACTTAATTGCCTTTAGTTTAATAAGTTGCTCGTCAAATTTATCAGGATAATGATACTGCTACTGCAATTGGGTCGAAGTCCTATAATACTCTTATGGGGGAGCTTGTTGCACTGGAAACAAAAAATATGGAGAGTGAGTGCAAAGGGAAGAATATTCCTCAAGAAGATTGTGTTGATTTTGTTGCTGCAACAACTGCAACACTTGGTGTACCTTCGCCAAGCCTATCTAAAACAAGATCTTTTGAAGAGTCTCCACATTCAGCGTCTGATGAACCAAAATTAAGGAAAGGAGACCGTGAAGAAGAAGAAGAGCTGTTAATGGCCTTACAAATGTCTGAGGCCGAGCTTCCAACCTCAGTGGGTGATCCCTTTGCAGCAAGTATTGACTCACTGCCTCTGTTAGTTAGTTCAGATGAAAGTACTCATCTTGAGAAGGTCATGCCTGTAGGTTCTGTAGATAAATCTGAAAAGCATGATGCTGAATCTCATCAGTCAGAACTCTCTGTACCAGATAACACTGCCTCCAGGAACGAGTGGAGTGATCTGATATCTTTTGAAACTACTCCAGGGCAAACAGCATGTTCGTCCCGGTTGGAGACCACTGAGGTGAAATATAATGATCAGCCAACTTCTGTGAAATTTGAAGATGTTCCTAAGGATCTGGTTACAAAAAGAACAGGAAATGAATCAGACCTGATTAAAGGTGCAGTTTCTACAAGTCCTGATAGTAACGATGAATCCATAGATGAGAACCATACAGATGTTTTGAAAGGGGGTGAAAAAATTGAGGATCACGTCAATCTTGCGACTAATGCTGATGGAATTGTAGAAATAAATAAGCAAAATGGGAGCAATATGACTGAGGTTATACCTGCTTCAAATGTGGGTTCAGATTCATCTAGTGGCAGAATGCTGGGAATTGGTGAATCGGAAGCTTTGATGTCAAGTGGTGAAGGCAGTGAGCCCATCTATGCAGGAGAGGAATGTATTTTGGATTCAGGCTCAACAGTTTTTGAAGAAGGAGAGCCTGTATACGAAGGTGAGGCAGTGCTCGCAAAGCAAGCAGACAAAGGGATGCTAGACGCAAGGTCAAAGGATGAAATCACTCCACAACAAGGTGAGTTTCCTATCACAGGACTGACATGAGTATTGTAAGATGATTACTTCATCTTGCTTCTAGTTTATTTGTGATATTTGTTAACTCATGATTCGGTCAATGGTTTTGATATACTAATCTAAAATGTCTCCTGCTTTCATTGCCAATTAAATTTAGGGGAGCTGATCAGAACTTTTTTGAAGAACAATGCTAGTCAATTGACTTTCAATGGGTATGTTGGCATACCGTTTAATTATGTTTTATTCATCTATTTCTTCAAAACTTTATTCTTATAAATCTATGATCTGTTCCCGATTAATCTCCTCTAATGATTTGTACAGCCTTTTCTGCTTACAAGATGGCCTTAAAGAGCGGGAGCTTTGTGTTTTCTTTCGAAACAACCACTTCAGTACCATGTTTAAGGTCAGTATGATCTGGAAATTTGACTATTAATAATTGCCAAGAAAACTTAATTCTGGTGAAAAGTTGAAACACCTTTTTTTTTTTTCCCTTAAAAACTATAAATAAACATTTTATACTAGTCCTTGAACTTCTATGCAAAATGTTTACCATGTCATTTCAATCTGCAGTTCAACAGAGAACTTTTTCTCTTAGCTACTGATCAGGGTTACCTGAATCAGCATGATTTGGTGTGGGAAAAGCTTAATGAGGTAAACTCAGTAATTTCTTTGTTGCTTTCTCAAGGATATTGTTATTAGTGTTCAAATTGTGGCCACTATTTGATCCTAGTCAAAAGTAGATAGAGATACTAATGTTATTTTGATCTGTTGTGTACCTTTTGGAGTTCTTTCGTTGCATTTGATATTGTCTTGGTGTATCCAGGGGTGGACATTTTACTGCCCAACCGGGGTGACGTGACCATCCCAATTGGAACTTAATCTTAATAAACCTCAAAATTAAAAGCTGAGTATCAGTCCAACCCAACACAATTCTGATTGGATGGGTGGGCTGGGTTTTCTTGTTACATCAGTTGGTGCTAGATTGTGAAAATGCCTTCCCACCACCCCTATTAATCTCATTCAACAATACGAGGAGACAACAGCTTTTAAAAATTAAGATATGTGCACAAAGTAAATGAATTTTAGTAGGAGCTTAGAGTATAATAGGTGAGGATGCTGCTAATGGTTACGGATTTGGTGTTATAGTTGTGTCACAAACCAGAACTCTTTTGGTATTGATAATCTGTTAACTTCACAAAATTTTGGTCAAGTAGGTGGTAAATGAAGAGAAATGCTCTTAACATAGTGGGTGACTTGATGGTCAAAGTGTTTGTTCTGAGGTATCTTTTTAGTTTTATCTTTTCTGCCAGTATCATAATTGCAATTCCCTATGGATTTCAGGTTAACGGAGACACATTGTTTATGACTGGCAGCTTCAAAGAATTTAAAGTTGAAAACCAATCAAATGAAAATTGGGATGAAAATAATGCTGTTACCAGCACCGCGGTATGCATTGCTCTTATTCATAATATCCATTGTTTATAATTGCTTCCAAGATGCTAACTTGGAATTACATGCTTCAGGACTACCTTGCGAGCTTTGATAGTGCAGCTTCAGCCGGCTTCGATATGAAGTAATTATTTTCAACTGACGTAGTTCCAAATATGTAGCAATATTGCCAGTAGTTGAATGCTTGATTACCGTTTATTGCTTGAATCACATGTTGCAGGCTTATCTTTCTTTTATTCATATTATGCACCAAGTAAATTATTTGAATATGTTTTTATATTTAGTTCGTCATGTCCACATATATAAAAATACATATAAATCACTTTCTGCACCAGAGAATTGCAAATTTGGATTATGGTTTACAGATTGAGTTCAAAGGCACTCATATTGTTAAATCTATATTGTGGCAGTTCTGATCTGCAATTGGCAATTGCTCTGCAACAACAGGAGTTTGAACAGCAACCACAACAACAACAGCAACGACCAAATGTGCAGCAACCATCTATTAGCGGAAATTCAAGGATGGTCACAGGTCCCCAGGTAGAAGTTCTTTCATAATTATCTGCTGTTCGACCTATTGCTTTGTTTTCAAGAAGTATTTAACCACTTTCTGCTAGCAGTTGTAGTGATATCTGTTGGGTATGGTGGGGATGGGTCTTTGTGACTTGACTTTGATTGTCAAAAGTGTTTTGTGTAAGGGAGTTCTATGGACTTTGATTTACTTCTCCCCTAGTATTTTTGAAATTCTATTGTTGGACTGCAAAGTTTACTGTTTAAAGACTTCAATGTTACCTTTTGGACTAGTACTGTTGACCGTTTTGTATTGTTCAGTAATATGTTTTCTCTCAGACCAAAAAAAAGGTAATATGTTTTCTCTGCTTTATGATTGAACTGCCATAAATTATTGTATGCTTGTTTTACTTGGATTTTTCTTTCCAGTATTGCAATATAAATCTAAGGGCAACAATTCAAAATTTGCAGGGGCCAAGAAATAATGTCAGAACTTCTTCAACATCCTCATATCCAAGACCTGAAAAGCCCAAGGATAAGTGTAACATAATGTGAATCCGGGCAGAACAGTTTCAAGGCTGTATTTGTAAATGTGCTTTTCTTTTTCAATTCCATTTGATGGCATCAATCACCATGTTCAGGATTGTATGTGAATTTCAAACGACACGTTTCTCTGCTGTAAATAGAGTCAAGTCAGTATATACGCCATCTTGCTTCGGCCCTCCACCCCCAAGCCTGGCAGTTTTTCTAACCAGATTGACTCTGTGAGGTTGTTGGAAGATGAATAAAGCTCCGGTTCTAACTCATTGACAGTTTCGAAGAAGCACCTGATTTCAATGACGTGCTCTAGTTCATTAGCTTTGTGAGCTTTTGTTTTTCGGGCTGATATTGACATTGTGAAATGCGAGCTGATGTAGCATGTTTTCCTTCTGAATCTAGTGACTTTATTCCGTTTTCATAGTGAACATGATTGCTTTTAATCCTAGTGATTCTTTGTGAATATGATTGCCTTTGTTTTACATTAGAGTACATTATCATCCAAACCGATTTACTTTGTGGATAGTGAACAGAAGAATCACCCAAATTTGGAGTAGGCGTGCATCTGAAAGAGTAATATTGGTAGCCTTTTTAGCTGGTTCTCGGCAGAAACGTGTCAAAAGAGTCATCTACTTCGTACCCACCCCACTAGGTGTGTCAATTTTCTAAAGGTAAGAGGGGACCCTGGAGAAGACAATAATCATGCCGGTTTGTTCCTCGTAGGATCCACATCCAACCTCAATCAAGATTCTTCACTCCTCGACAGAGTGGGGGATTGTTTCTTCTCTCTTTCACCGGAGTAGATTGTTGTGTTCATACAATCTGATCCAAAAGACCAAACCCTTGTTTTGGTGCGTTTGCTTTCTAGTGGTTTTCCTTCCACTTCTTCAGTGTAGTTATATGTTTACATGTTCCACGTTGTAGTTCTTGTATCCGATGTGATGTGATGTGAATTGTGTGCAGCTTCGTATATATGATATGACTATTCATTCAAATAACTTTTTATATAGCAAATATAACAAACTGACTAGAGATAATGGT encodes the following:
- the LOC101309929 gene encoding uncharacterized protein LOC101309929, which encodes MATSSSEPPQQSQEPPPQQQQQQQPQSVKDCLHKTKLIQFLGRTAPIVLQNDNGPCPLLAICNVLSLRNNLNLSADTTEVSQEKLLSLVAERLIDSNSNTDNKDAGYVENQQQNIADAIDLLPRLATGIDVNIKFTRISDFEFTPECAIFDLLDIPLYHGWIVDPQDNDTATAIGSKSYNTLMGELVALETKNMESECKGKNIPQEDCVDFVAATTATLGVPSPSLSKTRSFEESPHSASDEPKLRKGDREEEEELLMALQMSEAELPTSVGDPFAASIDSLPLLVSSDESTHLEKVMPVGSVDKSEKHDAESHQSELSVPDNTASRNEWSDLISFETTPGQTACSSRLETTEVKYNDQPTSVKFEDVPKDLVTKRTGNESDLIKGAVSTSPDSNDESIDENHTDVLKGGEKIEDHVNLATNADGIVEINKQNGSNMTEVIPASNVGSDSSSGRMLGIGESEALMSSGEGSEPIYAGEECILDSGSTVFEEGEPVYEGEAVLAKQADKGMLDARSKDEITPQQGELIRTFLKNNASQLTFNGLFCLQDGLKERELCVFFRNNHFSTMFKFNRELFLLATDQGYLNQHDLVWEKLNEVNGDTLFMTGSFKEFKVENQSNENWDENNAVTSTADYLASFDSAASAGFDMNSDLQLAIALQQQEFEQQPQQQQQRPNVQQPSISGNSRMVTGPQGPRNNVRTSSTSSYPRPEKPKDKCNIM